GGACTATGTATCTTGCTAGTTTCAAGACGGAGTTGATTTTCACATGGTGCCACTGTGGCTGTCCCGTTTCCCTAATACTGTCATTTCTTCTGTGATTCTGATGCCACAAATGATAGCTATCGTTTTAGTATTTCTTTACAGGTCCTAGAGtttgtattcatttttccttcagtCTCTTTCTGAGAATTGTTCACAttgaagaatttctttttggtGTAGACTGCTATTGCTGTTTTTGCAGGTGGTCTACCTGTCTTCCCAGGCAGTCACCGTGGCTCTTGTCCCCATGGTGGGGCCAGGGCAAGAGAGGACcctgggtgtgtgtttgtgtgtgtatgtgtgtgtgtcgggggtcAGTTCAGTTGAAAATCGAGTGAGTTTTGAGGGGAGCACTACTTGAGGTATTTGAGTCCCAGAAACATAGGAAACAGCAAAGGGAAGTTGGATTCCATTATCCTCAGTGGATGGGAATCCGGGGTTTGGGGCATTGGGCTGGGAACTGCAGCCCGCCCAGGCCCGCAGCCGCGCATGCTCCCTGGGCCCCCGTCTCAGTGCGCATGTTCACTGGGCGTCTTCCGCCCGGCCCGTTAGCCCACGTGAAGAACGCCAGGGAGCTGTGAGGCTGTGCGCTCTCGTTCTTGCCGTCTGGACTCTTTTTCCCCTACTGAGATTCGTCTGGTAGGTCTGCAGGCCAGTCATCCTGGGGGCTGAAGTGAGGGTGAAGAGGGCCTCGGGTGGGTCCGGTGGATCCCGCTTCCTGGTCTGTGGCCTCTGAGGGAGAAGGACCTCGAGGTCGTCCTCCTTCTCTTGTCAGGCTACCAGGCCACCATCGACTTTGTGGTCGTGAGGGGGCCTGGACAGGGAGGAAGGTGGTCCGCAGAGGGAAGGCGGTCAGGGGCTCAGGTGAAGATGGGGTGAGTGCTGTTTGGGGGATGGAAGTCCCGAGGTGCCCAGAACCCCCGACGACACAGGGCAGATGCCTGAATGGGCTGCTCGGTGGGGGCAGGGCGGGTGGTAAAGAAGGAACCTGGCACCTGGGAAGGCTACGGCCTGGTGAGCGCCCCCCAGCGGTGTGGAGTGTGGAGCGCCTGAGTGAGAAGCACTGCAAGGTCTCACGTCCGCCAAGGAAGGTCCGGGAAAAGTGGGAAGGAGTGGGCGAGGCAGTGCGGTGCAACGAAACTTAACGTGAGATGGGGTGAATGGCTCTAGGAAGCGGGAGTTGCCCAAAGCAGCCATCACGGGAATTGTGATTCACTAGTGTTTTCGTGGGGAGTCCGCTTGTGAAACTAAACCTCATCGGAAATGACCTCTATCTGCGGGGCAcagtggtgctcgcctgtagtccgagTTACTCGGGAcacagaggcgggaggatcccttgagcaggaggtcgaggctgcagtgagctgtgatcgccccgctgcactccagcctgagcaacacagcgagaccccgcgtccaaaagaaatttagaaaaaaatgtcctCTGCCTCTTGCCACACGCCTTAAGATGACTGCTCTGCCAGCTTGGCCAGCATAAATGGCTTTGTAGACACTTAGAAAACGTACACACATATGCTTAACTCTGGGActtattttgagaatattttcaaaattaaaacgaCAAGTTAACATTGATCCATGGAAGTGATGGAATATAGCAGCCCTCTGGAGCGCATGTTGCCAATCACGGTTGTCTGTTTTCAGTGTGAAGTATGAGTTGGCGAGGAAGATCGACCTACCGGCGTAGACCAAGACGCTATGTAGAGCCTCCTGAAATGATTGGGCCTATGCTGGTGAGCGCTTAAACGTTAATTCGATGTTTTCTATtagcagaaattaatttttgcGATAGTGTTGTTGCATTAGTATGGAAATGCTGAGAAACGTCTTTCCTGCTGATAAAACATGATTATGGCGTCTCATGAAGGAAACATTGATTCtgggggattttttgtttttcctcttgtgTTCTTCAGCTTTTGCCCATGACTTCTTTCTCATGCTTTGTTTGTTAATGACGGATCGTACACATGTATTCCAACACAGAGTATAATAGCTTCCAAAGTCCTTGTGCGTCACTTTTCTCACAGTAACCTCCCTGTGGGTAGAGTAACGTTCTTGGCCATAGAGAATAGAgttggagaaatgtctttagGCTTATTTATGATCAGAAACAGCTATGtattctgtgtatatatgtaaaattttatatcaatagcaaaacttgtttttttttctttatttgcataCCCACACATATTCCGCAGCCCGAGCAGTTCAGTGATGAAGAAGTGGAACCACCAAAACCTGAAGAAGGGGAACCAGCAACTCAAAGTCAGGATCCTGCACCTGctcaggagggagaggatgagggaGCATCTGCAGGTCAAGGTgatggaaagggaagaagaatgcccgctggtgtgtgtgtgtctgtgtgtgtgcgtgtgcgtgtgtgcatgtgtgtgtgtgttatgcatTGTCACATAGCAGGAACAGGAGGAAAGAAATCAATGGAAAGAATGCCTGAAATTGACTGGAAAAGCCAGGAGGCTATGTAGTTTGCAGCTTAGCTTAGGCAAATCCCTCACTATGATAAAATTTCTCGACTTTATGAATGAGAGAATAGAGGTGCCGGGATTGTGTTTTATCCGAGCACCCTTGACTGGTGAAGACAAAATTTGTACTTCGTTCCAAGGTTTGTGTCTTCCTATCatctgtgttgctataaagaaggaaagattttGCTGAAAATGCTTAAAACTCAAATGCTTTCCTGTAAGGTAGCTTAGTACTGGCCCAAGAAGAGACCCAGTTCAGAGGAGCAGAAGCAGCTCCAAAAACCGAGTCGCTGAATGTTGGCCACCGTTTCCTttgattgatatttttatatggtaCGTTTGATAAAAGCTGGATAAACGAGGATACTGCCATACAGGTAGCTGGTTTAGTGATTTTCTAAGTggcttttaggaggtgattaaatccTTTTATGCttggaaaagcagaaaaggaGTTATCCTGGGATTAACATGAGGTGGAAATAATTTCTCCgagataaaatgttttgaaaggaaacatttatgtAACTGAGGTCATGGATTATTCCAGGGATTCATTGTTAAAAGTTTCTAGAATATGACTGATAACAATTCCCATTACTTGCTGTCCACCCACTCCCTTATTCTCAGTGCGGGACAGTATATTTTGTGTGATTCACAAACAATGTTATATTTGGTGCTTTGTTCTTCACGGGGTTCATTTATGGAATATTACATTTGGGACCTTCGGACCTAATATAACTTTGTTTGAAGAAAGTTAAGTTTCTGTTTATCCCAGTAGGTAATGGGTGTCATGACTGTAAGATTTTCCATAGTCCTCAAATCCGTTCAGCCAATCAGTCCTTCAGAAATTGACATTGTAATTGTAACTGAAATCCTATCCATGTTGTAGACTTCAGATGTCTTAGGTGATGCACACTGCTCTTGGTACTCTATGGCTGAATATAAGCATTATGCATGTCCTGTGGTTTATCCTCAGATTGTCATTTAGGAGAAAGGTCTCAAGCTGGGCTGAACGCCGTGcactcatagtcccagctacttgggaggctgaggtgagaggatcgcttgagccctggcgttcaagcccagcctgggaaacatagcgagatCTCATCagtaataaagaaacaaacaaacaagtaaataaataaaggtttcaTGGTATAGGAAAACACAGATTCAAAGTTTGTGCCTAGTGGCTGGTAATGTTGCAGACATAACTCCTTAGTGAACTGTACCACTTAAAAAAAGACGGTAAGTTTGaggatatgtgtattttttttaccACAATTGAAAGAAAACCTCCTCTCTTCCTAAACTTCAGTGTAGTTgtcatatattctttaaaatttttactgtgtctatattCAAGACAtaacatttatagaaaatttgCAAGAATAGTACAACGAACTCATATACTTTTCACCTAGATTCACCAGTTGTTAATAGCTTTCTCTCCGTAGGTTTTatatctcttccctccctctcttacCCGGCtgcccacacactcacacacaccccacacgcGGATATATGTTTACTGTTATTAATGC
This portion of the Macaca thibetana thibetana isolate TM-01 chromosome X, ASM2454274v1, whole genome shotgun sequence genome encodes:
- the LOC126945680 gene encoding G antigen 10-like, which gives rise to MSWRGRSTYRRRPRRYVEPPEMIGPMLPEQFSDEEVEPPKPEEGEPATQSQDPAPAQEGEDEGASAGQGPEPEAESQEEVRPTPDYEREDGPDVQEMSLPNPEEVKRPE